In the genome of Jeotgalibacillus haloalkalitolerans, one region contains:
- a CDS encoding LysR family transcriptional regulator: MNHSDYRMLDVLAEEMNMRKAAERLFVSQPALSQRLQTLEKEWQKPLFIRSKKGLTLTPAGEMIVAMAREIMKKEEAVKEQILAMDTKVYGTLKIACASIVGQNWLPKVLKDFVETHAHARISLMTGWSSEILQAVYNGEVHIGIIRGTPDWKGPKMHLFQDQLYLVDKEIERIEDLHLTNRPFIQFKSDSTYYQEIQEWWSRQFQISPRQNILVDQIETCKQMALNGIGYAILPSITLTGYESVFCTPLHTEDQTLKRDTWLIGYQSAFELPQVEAFIESVQKHLDKPHKI, translated from the coding sequence ATGAACCATTCAGATTATCGTATGCTTGATGTTCTGGCAGAAGAAATGAATATGAGAAAAGCTGCTGAGAGGCTGTTTGTGTCCCAGCCCGCCCTTTCCCAGCGTTTACAGACGCTTGAAAAAGAGTGGCAGAAGCCATTATTTATCCGTTCGAAAAAGGGATTAACATTGACGCCTGCCGGCGAAATGATTGTTGCCATGGCGAGGGAGATCATGAAAAAAGAAGAAGCTGTCAAAGAACAGATCCTTGCAATGGATACGAAAGTTTACGGAACACTGAAAATTGCCTGCGCATCGATTGTCGGACAGAATTGGCTGCCTAAAGTCCTGAAAGATTTTGTTGAGACACATGCTCATGCCAGAATCTCACTGATGACCGGCTGGAGCAGTGAAATCCTGCAGGCTGTCTATAATGGTGAGGTTCATATTGGGATTATCCGGGGGACTCCTGACTGGAAAGGACCGAAAATGCATCTGTTTCAGGATCAGCTTTATCTGGTGGATAAAGAGATCGAACGTATTGAAGACCTTCACCTGACTAACAGACCATTTATCCAGTTCAAAAGCGATTCAACATATTATCAGGAGATACAGGAATGGTGGAGCAGACAGTTTCAGATCTCACCCCGTCAGAACATCCTTGTCGATCAGATAGAGACCTGCAAACAAATGGCACTTAACGGAATCGGTTATGCGATCCTGCCATCCATTACACTGACTGGTTATGAAAGTGTCTTTTGCACACCACTTCATACAGAAGACCAGACATTAAAGAGAGATACTTGGCTGATTGGTTACCAGTCAGCCTTCGAACTCCCGCAGGTCGAAGCTTTTATTGAATCAGTACAAAAGCATTTGGATAAACCACATAAAATTTAA
- a CDS encoding MDR family MFS transporter yields MSQSVHEHRELKFRPFILAAVMLAMFVGAIEATIVSTAMPAITADLGGFQLYSWVFSSYLLMSTVTVLLYGKLSDIFGRKPVLTLGMSLFLIGSILCGFAESMEWLIAFRFIQGLGAGAVMPIASTIVGDIYSKEERAKIQGYLSSVWGISAVMGPAIGGLLVETIGWQYVFWINVPLGILSLTVLWIFLKENVEKNTSPIDYKGAVLLSAGLTILLYLFVEGGISIPWLSPTAMIMAALSALIIILFVRHELKAPDPMMPFSIWKNRAIFIANIVSLTTGVLLIGISSYLPAFVTGVMGESASIAGFTLTAMSIGWPIAATVAGRLLIKIGYYRTSLIGGISLIIGSLLFVLMKPEYGPLWPAISSFFVGVGMGLTTTSFIVSIQSSVPWNLRGAATAANMFMRNLGSTVGVALLGGILNSSIRSTFEESENPAVQSLGVDAVNRLLEAEQRSQIEPGVLEQLQLAMTDGLNIVYFIVFAFAVISLFFILFLPRKE; encoded by the coding sequence ATGTCACAATCAGTTCATGAGCACCGTGAATTAAAATTTCGTCCATTTATATTAGCAGCAGTGATGCTGGCAATGTTTGTCGGGGCAATTGAAGCAACAATTGTCTCGACTGCAATGCCTGCAATTACAGCTGATTTGGGAGGATTCCAGCTATATAGCTGGGTTTTTTCATCTTATTTGTTAATGAGTACGGTCACTGTATTATTATATGGTAAGCTTTCTGATATTTTTGGCAGAAAACCTGTACTGACACTGGGCATGTCACTGTTTTTAATTGGATCTATATTGTGCGGCTTTGCTGAATCGATGGAATGGCTGATTGCTTTCCGTTTTATTCAGGGACTTGGCGCCGGTGCAGTAATGCCGATTGCCTCAACCATTGTCGGTGATATTTATTCAAAAGAAGAGCGGGCAAAAATTCAGGGATACCTGTCAAGTGTCTGGGGAATATCTGCTGTGATGGGCCCGGCGATCGGAGGTCTTCTGGTAGAGACGATTGGATGGCAATATGTATTCTGGATCAATGTTCCGCTTGGCATTTTATCATTAACAGTATTATGGATATTCTTAAAGGAAAACGTAGAAAAAAATACATCCCCAATAGATTATAAAGGTGCAGTACTTCTATCAGCAGGATTAACCATTCTTTTGTATCTGTTCGTAGAAGGCGGTATTTCTATTCCATGGCTGTCACCAACTGCAATGATCATGGCTGCATTATCAGCGCTGATTATCATTCTTTTTGTCCGTCACGAATTAAAGGCTCCTGATCCGATGATGCCTTTTTCAATCTGGAAAAACCGTGCGATATTTATTGCAAATATTGTATCATTGACGACTGGCGTGCTGCTGATCGGGATTTCAAGTTACCTGCCGGCTTTTGTAACCGGTGTGATGGGGGAAAGTGCGAGCATTGCAGGGTTTACACTCACTGCAATGTCTATCGGGTGGCCAATTGCAGCTACGGTTGCAGGGCGTTTGCTCATTAAAATCGGTTATTATCGTACAAGCCTGATCGGCGGGATTTCATTAATCATTGGTTCATTACTCTTTGTTCTGATGAAACCTGAATATGGTCCATTATGGCCTGCGATTTCTTCATTTTTTGTTGGTGTGGGAATGGGGCTCACAACAACCTCTTTCATTGTATCAATTCAAAGTTCAGTCCCATGGAATTTACGCGGTGCAGCAACTGCCGCCAATATGTTTATGAGAAACCTCGGAAGCACTGTCGGCGTCGCTCTGCTTGGGGGAATTCTGAACTCATCGATCCGCTCAACGTTCGAGGAAAGTGAAAATCCTGCGGTGCAGTCTCTGGGAGTTGACGCGGTGAACCGCCTTCTTGAAGCGGAGCAGAGAAGTCAAATTGAACCCGGTGTTCTTGAGCAGCTGCAGCTTGCAATGACAGACGGATTGAATATAGTCTATTTTATTGTTTTTGCATTTGCTGTGATCAGTCTGTTTTTTATACTGTTTTTACCCCGAAAAGAATAG
- the dapD gene encoding 2,3,4,5-tetrahydropyridine-2,6-dicarboxylate N-acetyltransferase, whose translation MNTMDANEIISYIQNAKKSTPVKVYVKGADLHKINFGDESQTFLSEGSGVVFGEWADIQPALEKHTDQIWDYVVENDRRNSAIPMLDMKNIKARIEPGAIIRDQVEIGDNAVIMMGASINIGSVVGSGTMIDMNVVLGGRATVGKNCHIGAGAVLAGVIEPPSAKPVIVEDDVVIGANAVVLEGVTVGKGAVVAAGAIVIEDVEPYTVVAGTPAKVLKKIDEKTKSKTEIKQELRQL comes from the coding sequence ATGAATACAATGGATGCAAATGAAATTATTTCTTATATACAGAATGCGAAGAAATCAACGCCTGTAAAAGTATATGTGAAAGGTGCTGACCTTCACAAAATTAACTTTGGAGACGAATCACAGACTTTTTTATCTGAAGGTTCAGGAGTTGTTTTCGGTGAATGGGCTGATATACAGCCGGCACTTGAGAAGCACACTGATCAAATCTGGGATTATGTTGTAGAAAATGACCGCAGAAACTCTGCAATCCCAATGCTCGATATGAAAAATATCAAAGCGCGTATTGAGCCGGGTGCCATTATTCGTGACCAGGTTGAGATTGGTGATAATGCAGTGATCATGATGGGTGCTTCAATCAACATCGGTTCAGTTGTCGGTTCGGGTACAATGATTGACATGAATGTAGTATTAGGTGGACGCGCAACAGTCGGTAAGAACTGCCATATTGGTGCAGGTGCTGTACTTGCGGGTGTAATCGAGCCGCCATCTGCAAAGCCTGTCATCGTAGAAGATGATGTGGTAATCGGAGCAAACGCAGTTGTACTTGAAGGCGTAACAGTTGGTAAGGGTGCAGTTGTTGCTGCTGGTGCGATCGTTATTGAAGACGTAGAGCCATATACAGTGGTTGCAGGAACACCTGCCAAAGTCCTGAAAAAAATTGATGAAAAGACAAAGTCTAAAACAGAAATCAAGCAGGAACTACGTCAGCTGTAA
- a CDS encoding N-acetyldiaminopimelate deacetylase yields MESFIQVRRDLHKIPEVGYQEFKTQQYLLNFIEKLPQDHLSIKKWETGIFVLVRGKGNSPRTLAYRTDIDGLPITEQTGLPFTSEHQGFMHACGHDFHMSIALGVLSTVANEPLHDNILFIFQPAEEGPGGAERMLHSQEMKEWMPDEIMGLHIAPEYQAGEIAVKKGLLFANTSELKITLTGKGGHAAYPHKTKDMIVAGAHLITQLQSIVSRSIDPLNSAVVTVGKLEAGTIGNIIAETAELNGTMRSLDPDVMETLKTRVKAICDGIALAFDCEVRVEFNQPYYMVYNDHQLTEDFMTFAENHQGIKCIECEKAMTGEDFGYFLKEIPGFMFWLGVGSEYGLHHSKLNPDEQAIEPAISFITDYLRSKNAVTKQ; encoded by the coding sequence ATGGAATCATTTATCCAGGTCCGCAGAGACCTTCATAAAATTCCTGAAGTCGGATATCAGGAATTCAAAACCCAGCAATATCTGCTTAACTTTATAGAAAAATTGCCGCAGGATCACCTCTCGATCAAGAAATGGGAAACGGGAATCTTCGTGCTGGTTAGAGGAAAAGGGAATTCGCCAAGGACACTGGCTTACAGAACTGATATAGACGGTCTGCCGATTACAGAACAGACCGGACTCCCATTTACATCAGAGCATCAGGGGTTCATGCACGCATGTGGACATGACTTTCATATGAGTATCGCACTTGGGGTACTTTCTACTGTTGCGAACGAACCGTTACATGACAATATTCTGTTCATTTTTCAGCCTGCAGAAGAAGGACCAGGCGGAGCGGAGCGTATGCTGCATTCACAGGAAATGAAAGAGTGGATGCCGGATGAGATAATGGGGCTTCACATTGCACCTGAATATCAGGCAGGAGAAATAGCCGTGAAAAAAGGGCTTCTCTTTGCTAATACTTCAGAACTGAAAATTACCCTGACCGGAAAAGGCGGACATGCGGCATATCCACATAAAACAAAAGACATGATTGTTGCTGGTGCGCATCTGATCACACAATTGCAGTCAATTGTCTCCAGATCAATTGACCCGCTGAACAGTGCGGTTGTAACGGTAGGGAAGCTCGAAGCGGGAACCATCGGAAACATTATTGCTGAAACCGCTGAATTAAATGGAACAATGAGAAGTCTGGATCCGGATGTCATGGAAACATTAAAAACGAGGGTAAAGGCAATTTGTGACGGTATCGCATTAGCATTTGACTGTGAAGTGAGGGTGGAGTTTAATCAGCCTTATTATATGGTGTACAATGACCATCAGCTGACTGAAGACTTTATGACGTTTGCAGAAAACCATCAGGGTATTAAGTGTATTGAATGTGAAAAAGCGATGACAGGAGAAGACTTTGGTTATTTCCTTAAAGAAATCCCTGGATTCATGTTCTGGCTCGGCGTAGGGTCTGAGTATGGTCTGCATCATTCAAAGCTTAATCCGGATGAGCAAGCGATTGAACCGGCAATCAGCTTCATTACAGATTATTTGAGAAGTAAAAACGCAGTGACAAAGCAATAG
- the cbpB gene encoding cyclic-di-AMP-binding protein CbpB has protein sequence MLTTEHKEFLETSISQYIIPSDKIAHVQEMNTAEHALLVLTKSGYSSIPVLDASYHLKGLISVQMITDSMLGLEEIEFSRLNEKKVRDVMRSDIPSLKKEDQFQFALNLLVDHPFVCVMSPEGYFEGLLTRRVMLKQLQRHIHKQIQRS, from the coding sequence ATGTTAACAACAGAGCATAAAGAATTCTTGGAGACGTCAATCAGTCAATATATTATTCCGTCTGATAAAATAGCGCATGTTCAGGAGATGAATACAGCTGAACATGCATTACTTGTTCTGACGAAAAGTGGTTACTCTTCCATTCCGGTACTTGATGCTTCTTATCATCTGAAAGGTCTGATCAGTGTTCAGATGATTACAGATTCAATGCTCGGACTTGAAGAAATAGAATTTAGCAGATTAAATGAAAAAAAAGTGAGAGATGTCATGCGCTCAGATATTCCCTCACTGAAAAAAGAAGATCAGTTTCAATTTGCACTTAACCTCCTCGTAGACCATCCATTTGTATGTGTCATGAGCCCTGAAGGATATTTTGAAGGGCTGCTGACAAGAAGAGTAATGTTAAAGCAGCTGCAAAGACATATTCATAAACAAATTCAGCGTTCGTAA